The Bradyrhizobium guangxiense genomic sequence GGTTTCCGCAATGTCGTCGTAGGCGAGAGCTGGCTCCGTCATGACACGGTCGCCCGCTTGGCCAGCACGATGCCGGTCGCGCGTGCCGGATCGTCGGTGATTGCGGCGCAATGATCAGCGCTGTCGAGCAAATACAGGTCGAACGCCCCAAAGCTGCGGTACGGCGTCTCCGTCACGTCGGAGGCGTCGCAGCGGATCCAGGCAAGATGCGGGAACTTCTGCCGCAGCTCGAGATAGGCTTGCGGCGACGACGCCAGCACCTGCTCGATTTCAGCCAGTTCGATTGCTGCCAATGCCATTTTCCCAACTCCCGCTATTGCCAGAACACGCGCTCGGGATCGACGTTCAGGATCTCCGTCGCGGACGCCAGCCGCTGATGCACGCCGTGCAACTCCCAGGCGCCCGTCGCATGATCCTTGCGAAACAGCTTCCAACTCGCGCTCGCCGCATCGTGATGCAGCAAGGCGACGTCGATGACGCCCCCCTCCGCGTCGATATTGCGCGAGCAGCAGGGGCTCTCGACCAGATAGCCGCCGGTCACGCCCCTCACGACCGGTGAGACGTAGCGATAGCGCTTGCGGGATTCCAGGGCGCGCTCGATCCGCCTGCGATCGAGCTCGTTGGGATGCGCCGGCAAGTGCAAGTCTGGCTGTCTGAGAACCGCGGCATTCATCGTGCGTTGCCTACATCGGACTGATTTCTTCTTCGAGGCACCCGACCACCAGCCGCTCGCCGAACTCGACGAGGTAGATCGGCAGATTGGCGTCGGTATGCCGGCCAACCTGGACGATCTCGCCGGTGTGGCCGGCGCCGACGAGCAGACCGTCGGCCGGCGCGTCCGGAAACGAGCCGTCATTGAGCAGATCCACCGCCGCTTTGACGCGCTGGCCCCATTGATATTTCGGCAATTTCGGTTCGATCATCATGATGCAGCCTCCGGCAGCGGAATGTCCTCGACCACATCGCGCGGGGTGACGGGGTCGAGCTCCTTGCGCTTCATCCCGACGCGGTTGCCGCTTTCGAGGAATTCGACGCCGTAGATGTAGAATTGCTGGAGGAAGGTGCCGATCGAGACCACGTAGCCGATCTCGCCCTTCTTGGCGAGGATGTCGCCGATCTCCTTGCCGGCATAGGTGCCGTCGTTGCGGATAGTGCGCTTGGCCCGCACCTTCTCGCCGAAGGTGAAGAACGGCGCAGCGGTCAGCTCGACGACGTCGCTGTCGCGGACGATGTTGCTCATAGGGAAGCTCCGGTTTCCCGTTCCAATCGCACGGCAACCCGCGACCGCGCGACCTCGCGCACCAGGCCGTCCTGGTCCTCGGCGAGCCCCATGAGGTCGCTGGCCGCCGCGCGGCTCGCGACCTCGTAGCGGATGCGCCAATCCGGATCGCAGCGCATCAGCGCCAGAAGCTGAGGCGACAGGCGTTGGGCGACCTCGAGCCGCACGGCAGCGTCGCGGTCGTTGATCATGCCGAGCAGCCATTCATCGGGAATCCGCCGGGCCACGACGCGGCGTACCTCCGCTTCATCGTCATTGATCATCCGGCCGAGCAACAGCGGCGCCAACCTGCGCGCGACAACGAGGCGGACGTAATAATCCTCGTCGGACGCCATCGGCAGCAACTCGTCGCCGTCGACGAGGGTGGCAACCCGCATCCTGACCTCGCGATGCGGATCCTTGCGCAACTGGAGCGCATAGCGCCTTGGCAGACGGCGAACGACATTCCAGCGTACGGTCTCGTCGGCATCGTCGAGCAGCAGCGGAAGCAGAAACAGATTGGCGAATTTGGCGGCGATCGCGCGCA encodes the following:
- a CDS encoding nitrogen fixation protein NifZ; translated protein: MIEPKLPKYQWGQRVKAAVDLLNDGSFPDAPADGLLVGAGHTGEIVQVGRHTDANLPIYLVEFGERLVVGCLEEEISPM
- a CDS encoding nitrogen fixation protein NifZ; the encoded protein is MSNIVRDSDVVELTAAPFFTFGEKVRAKRTIRNDGTYAGKEIGDILAKKGEIGYVVSIGTFLQQFYIYGVEFLESGNRVGMKRKELDPVTPRDVVEDIPLPEAAS
- a CDS encoding 4Fe4S-binding leucine-rich repeat protein → MTDDIDEALDWQGQEVDCATCAHLELNGTGGCRLRHACVNDRYARRIDRFFNWNPGLADGYLAHPHFEVRAIAAKFANLFLLPLLLDDADETVRWNVVRRLPRRYALQLRKDPHREVRMRVATLVDGDELLPMASDEDYYVRLVVARRLAPLLLGRMINDDEAEVRRVVARRIPDEWLLGMINDRDAAVRLEVAQRLSPQLLALMRCDPDWRIRYEVASRAAASDLMGLAEDQDGLVREVARSRVAVRLERETGASL